A stretch of Besnoitia besnoiti strain Bb-Ger1 chromosome V, whole genome shotgun sequence DNA encodes these proteins:
- a CDS encoding MORN repeat-containing protein (encoded by transcript BESB_062990), whose protein sequence is MGAVVSTCHWADRCPELTRWVDRLCGFQPDKTLQAEVETQAEEISIPENAPAEGGSADGDPDESPDAYEAVIYEGGYKDGKRHGFGVLVRRCGSRYEGYFLDDAANGHGKFTHPSGDIYEGQWKYNKAHGVGKFIHADGSSYEGQWVEDVQEGLGREEWADGSLYEGTYKGGLKSGRGRFIWPDGSSYEGEFLENDIHGEGTYTWSDGKIYTGQWERNHMRGYGRMTFPDGRVHEGEYADDRKHGKGFMVWPDGRSVEHEWRDGKQVPGVGIIRDATNKALQDANDADPSRFRKTVSAGAPAATEAASASAAPAYDPRKTALAGGSQQGQGVSTKKSSKGREATGFRAFAKRSSLAAVARLTSLERSGSGKKRAAVASLFSSGRKKAGSA, encoded by the exons ATGGGTGCTGTCGTCTCGACATGCCACTGGGCTGACCGGTGCCCTGAGTTGACTCGCTGGGTCgatcgcctctgcggctttcAACCCGACAAAACGCTTCAGGCTGAAGTCGAGACGCAGGCCGAGGAAATCTCCATCCCCGAAAACGCCCCGGCG GAGGGCGGGTCGGCGGATGGCGATCCGGATGAGTCGCCAGACGCGTATGAAGCCG TGATTTACGAGGGCGGCTACAAAGATGGCAAGCGACACGGCTTTGGGGTTCTCGTGCGGCGGTGCGGCTCCCGCTATGAAGGGTACTTTCTTGACGACGCCGCTAATGGGCACGGAAAGTTCACCCACCCCTCGG GGGACATCTACGAAGGCCAGTGGAAGTACAACAAAGCGCACGGAGTTGGGAAATTCATCCACGCGGATGGATCCTCTTACGAAG GTCAGTGGGTCGAGGATGTCCAGGAGGGCCTTGGTCGCGAAGAGTGGGCGGACGGCTCGCTGTACGAAGGCACCTACAAGGGCGGATTGaagagcggccgcggccgatTCATCTGGCCGGACGGCAGCAGCTACGAGGGCGAGTTCCTCGAAAACGACATCCACGGCGAAGGCACCTACACGTGGAGTGACGGAAAGATCTACACAG GGCAATGGGAAAGAAATCACATGCGAGGCTACGGGCGAATGACCTTCCCTGATGGCCGTGTGCATGAGGGCGAATACGCAGATGACCGGAAGCACGGGAAAG GTTTTATGGTTTGGCCTGACGGCCGCTCAGTCGAGCACGAGTGGAGAGACGGCAAGCAGGTGCCGGGCGTCGGCATTATCCGCGACGCCACCAACAAGGCTCTGCAAGATGCCAACGACGCGGACCCTTCGCGGTTTCGCAAAA ctgtctccgcgggggctccggcggcgacggaggccgcctcagcgagtgcggcgcctgcttACGACCCCCGCAAAACAGCGCTAGCAGGTGGCTCCCAGCAGGGTCAGGGTGTGTCGACTAAGAAGTCCAGCAAGGGCCGGGAAGCGACTGGCTTCCGCGCGTtcgcgaagagaagcagcCTTGCGGCTGTGGCGAGGCTGACCAGCTTGGAGAGGTCTGGTAGCGGAAAGAAGCGCGCAGCTGTCGCAAGTCTGTTTTCGTCCGGCCGAAAGAAAGCTGGATCTGCGTAA
- a CDS encoding hypothetical protein (encoded by transcript BESB_063000) produces the protein MASVPPRSGGLPAAAAAVLRRATLESAPVGSSSGRTRLKGSAQPFPVTSSHPLKTLKVSSLFFGESLAACPLFSPGTRQSQQTEGLRLLAQKRFVSSSSKDPRDVMNTSSMAGIQSSLSTPATGETSPASSSSSSGAESILAGRSTPTSGKRDFTGTIGSRTPMRLDTTGSQTGDDRHGTTEEKHEQPLSKRTARTLEGSDKDANFTISSLASNPEENAAEEAMSMLYANKEGDNFPGSIGTGTATTAKQAAKAAEEIRAGAGPGAGPDWDVKPPGLLRKLANYGILATGAGLILWGLGGGAYLFARDSEPANVTWNFLKDDPRVAEAMGKDFEREAWWGGYERPDSARVKLRLKGKDGQRGIAVCDLSRESGKGPWKIMVLNFMRVDDKPDLMQSGKSEKEHVEDVMRSAIALHPPQPDRKKQAEQFSSGMSIDYAALMKSKSDRPWEELEEAEKDASSGSPHSGVLLGGRGRKSGDAQPKADAQPKANAAERDLQKKEEHVQKEYEKQEAGKKRQQEEEEEKKKSQSSHQQTTGRGGAPTQIAIAGKETADGIVGRGVEKPKIPELTSRDFESKYAQKDPAEKVHVLVKGELESNQKPEQRRS, from the exons ATGGCGTCCGTTCCTCCGCGAAGTGGCGGCCttcccgctgctgcggccgccgttTTGCGCCGTGCGACGCTTGAGAGTGCTCCGGTGGGCTCCTCGTCTGGCAGAACCCGGTTGAAGGGATCTGCGCAGCCTTTCCCGGTCACTTCTTCGCATCCGCTCAAAACTCTGAAGGTGTCTTCGCTTTTTTTCGGAGAGAGTCTAGCCGCTTGTCCGCTGTTTTCCCCCGGGACCCGTCAGTCTCAGCAGACTGAGgggcttcgccttctcgcgcagaAGCGCTTCGTGTCCTCTAGCTCGAAGGATCCGCGAGATGTGATGAATACCTCGTCTATGGCGGGCATCCAGAGCAGTTTGAGCACGCCGGCAACCGGAGAGacttcgccggcgtcctcgtcCAGTTCCAGCGGCGCCGAAAGCATCCTTGCTGGCAGATCAACCCCCACATCGGGGAAACGCGACTTCACAGGCACAATCGGCAGTCGCACGCCGATGAGACTAGATACCACCGGGTCGCAGACTGGAGACGACCGCCACGGCACGACCGAGGAGAAGCATGAGCAGCCACTCTCGAAGCGGACTGCGAGGACCCTTGAGGGCTCAGACAAAGATGCGAACTTCACGATTTCGTCTTTGGCGTCTAACCCCGAGGAGAACGCGGCTGAGGAAGCCATGTCGATGCTGTACGCCAACAAGGAAGGCGACAACTTCCCGGGGAGCATCGGCACCGGCACAGCGACGACTGCGAAgcaagcggcgaaggcggcagaagagattcgcgcgggcgccggcccCGGCGCAGGTCCTGACTGGGATGTCAAGCCGCCAGGCCTGCTTCGCAAACTCGCGAATTACGGAATCCTCGCCACGGGCGCTGGCCTCATTCTCTGGGgtctgggcggcggcgcgtacCTGTTCGCCCGTGACAGCGAGCCCGCGAACGTAACTTGGAATTTCTTAAA AGACGATCCGCGAGTGGCTGAGGCTATGGGAAAGGACTTCGAGCGCGAAGCGTGGTGGGGCGGCTACGAGCGCCCGGACAGTGCACGTGTGAAGCTGCGGCTCAAGG GCAAAGATGGTCAGCGCGGCATCGCGGTGTGCGATCTCTCGCGCGAGTCTGGAAAGGGCCCCTGGAAGATCATGGTGTTGAACTTCATGCGCGTGGACGACAAACCAGACTTGATGCAGTCGGGAAAGTCGG AGAAGGAACATGTGGAGGACGTCATGCGCTCTGCCATCGCCCTGcacccgccgcagcctgacCGCAAGAAGCAAGCGGAACAGTTCTCATCTG GCATGTCGATTGACTACGCGGCGCTGATGAAGTCGAAGAGCGACCGCCCGTGGGAGGAGCTGGAAGAGGCTGAGAAGGACGCGTCGAGCGGTTCGCCGCACTCAGGCGTCCTGctgggcggccgcggtcggaagagcggcgacgcgcagccgaaAGCCGACGCGCAGCCAAAGGCGAACGCGGCTGAGCGCGAcctgcagaagaaggaagagcaTGTTCAAAAGGAGTATGAGAAGCAAGAGGCGGGAAAGAAGCGTcagcaggaggaagaagaggaaaagaagaagagccagAGCTCGCACCAGCAAACCACTggccgtggcggcgcgccgacgcagatCGCGATCGCCGGCAAAGAGACTGCGGACGGCATCGTGGGCCGTGGAGTCGAGAAACCGAAGATCCCCGAGTTGACAAGTCGCGATTTTGAGAGCAAATACGCGCAGAAAGACCCTGCTGAAAAGGTGCATGTGCTTGTCAAGGGCGAACTCGAAAGCAACCAGAAACcagagcagcggcgcagctAG